CGGTGCCACGCCGCACACGCGACGTTCAGCACGCCCCCCGCCAGGCTCACATAATAGCCACCGGACAGCGCCTCGAGCCGGAAATAATGGCTCATCCCCACATAGTGCACGATGTCGCCGCGATACCCCAGGTGCAGCGCATTGCGCAGCAACCGCGCCGGCGTCAGGTTGTAGCTGTCGTCATAGCCGCCTGCGATCCCGATGCCGTGCTCGGGCACCACCGCGTCACCGATCGCGATCACCGACCCCGGTCCCTCGCAGACCATCCCGGTCAGCTCCACCCACCCCTCGCAAGGCGCCGGCAATGCCGCATCCGCCCCCGAATAGTCGGGCGACACCAGCGACACGAACATCCGGTCGATATCCCCCGCCCATACCGGATCGCTGTCGGTCGGCAGGTCGAACCCGCCGACCAGATCGGCGAAGTCGATCGAGACGGCCGCATCCTCGGGGCTCCCGACCGCATGGTTCCACAACCGCACATACCACGCCCGCGCCGTCCCCCCGGCGTCCCGCCCCTCGATCGTCAGCGTCGGCCCGTTGATCGCATCCAGCGCCATCACGCCGCCCGACCGCCATCGGAACGACAGCCGGCAATCGCGGAAGTCGCGCACCGTCTCGTAGCGGAGCAACGGATGATCGAACCGATCCTCCGCTTCCCAGATCAGCCCCGCCAGGTCGTCCGCCTTGTAGAACACCGCATCGACGCGCAGCGAGTCAGGCCCGGTCGTCGTCACCGCCGCCATCATCGGCCGCGGGAAATCGACCGTCCAGAACCGCGGATCGAACCGCGTCAGCGTCCCCACCCCCTGCACCGTCCGCGCCGAACACACCCAATGCGCCATTGCCCATCTCCCGCCACCGGCCACGCGTACGAACAGAAGAAATCGGGTTCACGCGGAGGCGCGGAGACGCGGAGAGAAAGGGCAGAAAGGAGCGGAAGCACCCCTCTCAACTCCGTCACCCCAGCGAAGGCTGGGGTCTCCCGCCGAACCTGCGCCACGCCAGCCGCGAAAGATCCCAGCCTTCGCTGGGATGACGAAACCGGCGGCCACTCCGTCCCCCCGAACAAAACACCTCCGCGTCTCCGCGCCTCCGCGTGAACCACCTTCTTCTCGACCGGAAGGAAAATTCGCGCAGAGGCGCAGAGGACGCAGAGGTCGGTATCCGCGACGTACCTCTGCCTTCTCTGATCAGAGATCATGCGGTCCGCTATCGCGAACGAATCACCTCTGCGTCCTCTGCGCCTCTGCGCGAACACCTTCTTCGCCCGCCCCCCTATTCCGCCAACGCCGCCCGCACCGCCCGAGCCACCTGCCGGCTCGACTGCGCCAGCATCGCCGGCGCCGCATCCCCGCTCGCGTTCACCGTGATCGTCACCCGCACGTCCCGCGCGCCCGACCCGGAAGGCTCCACCCGCCCCGAAGACGTCGGCACGAACAGCTCCGCCCCCCGCTCCCCCACCAGATAGGCACGCCCCGGCGACACCGCCCCCCCGGTCGCCCGCCCAGGCTGTCCCCCCGCCAGCGTCGCCCCCACATCGCGCCCGCCGAGCACCGACTGCATCCCCGCATCGACCGCCCGCCGCGCGATCGCGTCCATTGCCGCCAGCGCCACCGCCTTCAGCTCCTCGAACCCGATCTTGCCGCTCCGCACCGCGCGCAGCAGCGCGGTCTCGATCCGCGCCGCCGCGCGCTCGGCACCCGCGCCCAGCACGCCCTCCAGCTCGCCGCGCATCGCCGCCACGTCGCGCGCGAACCCCGCGGTATCGGCGCGCACGCCGATCAGACTGTCCTCATCCATCCGGAAACGCCTCCTTCAACCGCGCGAGCACATCCGCATCGGGCGGCGCCACGGTCTCGCCGACCATCGCCCCCACCACCGCCGCCAGCTCGGCCGGCGTCGCCCGCCAGAAGATGTCGGGGCTCCACCCCAGCACCGCCCCCGCAAACCCCGCCAGCCGCACCGCTCCTTGCGCGAACGTCGTCATCGCCCCCGCCTCATCGACCCTGCAGGATCTGCCGCAGCAGCACGCGCAGCACCGGCGTCGCCGCCGCCAGCCCCGCCTCGATCACCGCGTCGCCCAGCTGCTCGCGCGTCAGCCCCTCGGGCGGATCGCGCAGGCAATGCCAGAACAGCGTGACGATCTCGCCGACCCCCAGCGTCCCGTCCGCCGCGCGCTCGACCAGCGCGAACAGCGGCCCCAGCGCCTCTTCCGCCGCGACCAGCGCCGCAAAGCTCGGCCGCAACACCAGCGTCTCGCCCGCGACGCGCACCCCCGCCTCGCCGCGCACGGGATTGGGAACCGCACTCATGCCGCCACCACCGCGCCCGAGCTTTCG
This sequence is a window from Sphingomonas ginsenosidivorax. Protein-coding genes within it:
- a CDS encoding tail tape measure protein, with protein sequence MDEDSLIGVRADTAGFARDVAAMRGELEGVLGAGAERAAARIETALLRAVRSGKIGFEELKAVALAAMDAIARRAVDAGMQSVLGGRDVGATLAGGQPGRATGGAVSPGRAYLVGERGAELFVPTSSGRVEPSGSGARDVRVTITVNASGDAAPAMLAQSSRQVARAVRAALAE
- a CDS encoding phage tail assembly chaperone; this translates as MTTFAQGAVRLAGFAGAVLGWSPDIFWRATPAELAAVVGAMVGETVAPPDADVLARLKEAFPDG
- a CDS encoding gene transfer agent family protein, which encodes MSAVPNPVRGEAGVRVAGETLVLRPSFAALVAAEEALGPLFALVERAADGTLGVGEIVTLFWHCLRDPPEGLTREQLGDAVIEAGLAAATPVLRVLLRQILQGR